A DNA window from Miscanthus floridulus cultivar M001 unplaced genomic scaffold, ASM1932011v1 fs_660_1_2, whole genome shotgun sequence contains the following coding sequences:
- the LOC136532566 gene encoding uncharacterized protein — protein sequence MADADAKQGNPDLIGTGALKHASIEQWLQTEAQSFDSPSAEIVYSLAILPPTLPRQQNDNNGNGTDNGFNARDVAMGSNADASSSKCGVAGSQQPATSQSQASLQKAEEMLKLFEQRKKDLEKLLDIYEQRLEEAKKIHMFFC from the coding sequence atggcCGACGCGGACGCGAAGCAGGGCAACCCGGACCTGATCGGCACGGGCGCTCTGAAGCATGCATCCATCGAGCAGTGGCTGCAGACGGAGGCACAGAGCTTCGACTCGCCCAGCGCCGAGATAGTCTATAGCCTCGCCATCTTGCCGCCCACCCTGCCCAGGCAGCAGAACGACAACAATGGCAACGGCACCGACAACGGGTTCAACGCCAGGGACGTCGCTATGGGCAGCAACGCTGACGCGTCCAGCAGCAAGTGCGGTGTGGCCGGGTCGCAGCAGCCGGCAACGAGCCAGAGTCAGGCGAGCCTGCAGAAGGCGGAGGAGATGTTGAAGTTGTTCGAGCAGAGGAAGAAGGACCTAGAGAAGTTGTTGGACATCTACGAGCAGCGGCTGGAGGAGGCCAAAAAAATCCATAtgtttttttgctaa
- the LOC136532568 gene encoding probable amino-acid acetyltransferase NAGS1, chloroplastic — protein MASSAVVPRLAGEALRPNVLASANGLSSSRVAVTRHWRGRGVRCCTAGSSGGGAGAGAVVPGEEFVGFFREAWPYIRGHRGSTFVVVISSEVVSGPHFDRVLQDISLLHGLGIKFVLVPGTHVQIDKLLSERGKKAKYVGQYRITDKDAKDAAMDAAGRIRLTIEAKLSPGPPMLNLRRHGVIGRWHCLVDNIASGNFLGAKRRGVVNGIDYGFTGEVTKIDVSQIRERLDSNSIVVVSNMGYSSSGEVLNCNTYEVATACALAMEADKLICIVDGQIFDEHGRVIHFMSIEEADLLIRKRAKQSDIAASYVKVVDEEGINSLHKGDNGPSLSAKAHIINGYAAAFQNGLGFNNGNSIYSGEQGFAIGGEEQLSRSNAASFQNGLGFNNGNGFYSGEQGFAIGGEERLSRSNGYLSELAAAAYVCHGGVQRVHIIDGSVDGSLLLELFTRDGAGTMIARDVYEGTRMATAEDLPGIRKIIRPLEDSGVLVRRTDAELLEALESFYVVERDGSIIACAALFPFPEEKSGEVAAIAVSEECRGRGQGDKLLDYVEKVALSLGLEKLFLLTTRTADWFVRRGFSECSIESIPEQRRKRINLSRGSKYYIKQLQPKPAGVNANNFVIR, from the exons ATGGCCTCCTCGGCGGTCGTGCCCCGCCTCGCGGGCGAGGCCTTGCGGCCCAACGTCCTAGCCTCCGCAAATGGACTCTCATCCTCGCGGGTAGCCGTTACGCGCCACTGGCGGGGCCGCGGCGTCCGGTGCTGCACGGCTGGTAGCTCCGGcgggggcgccggcgccggcgccgtggtCCCCGGGGAGGAGTTTGTGGGGTTCTTCCGGGAGGCGTGGCCGTACATCCGGGGCCACCGTGGGAGCACCTTCGTGGTCGTCATCTCCAGCGAGGTCGTGTCCGGGCCGCACTTCGACCGCGTTCTGCAG GACATATCACTTCTTCATGGTCTGGGGATTAAATTTGTTCTTGTTCCAGGAACACATGTTCAAATTGATAAGCTGTTGTCAGAACGAG GGAAGAAGGCCAAGTATGTTGGTCAGTACAGAATTACTGATAAAGATGCGAAAGATGCTGCAATGGATGCAGCTGGTAGGATACGGTTGACGATAGAAGCTAAACTTTCTCCTGGTCCTCCAATGTTAAATCTCCGTAGGCATGGTGTTATTGGACGTTGGCATTGTCTTGTGGATAACATTGCAAGTGGCAACTTCCTTGGTGCTAAG AGAAGAGGAGTGGTTAATGGTATTGACTATGGATTCACTGGTGAAGTTACGAAAATAGACGTTTCACAGATAAGAGAAAGGCTTGATAGTAATAGCATAGTTGTTGTCAGCAACATGGGGTACTCTTCATCAGGAGAAGTGTTAAATTGCAA CACCTACGAGGTTGCTACTGCATGTGCTTTAGCCATGGAGGCAGATAAACTTATCTGCATTGTAGATGGTCAGATATTTGATGAGCATGGGCGAGTCATTCATTTCATGTCTATTGAGGAGGCAGATTTGTTGATTAGAAAGCGTGCTAAGCAAAGTGATATCGCTGCAAGTTATGTCAAGGTTGTGGATGAGGAAGGCATCAATTCTCTGCATAAAGGGGACAATGGACCATCATTGAGTGCCAAGGCTCATATTATAAATGGGTATGCTGCTGCTTTTCAAAATGGATTAGGTTTTAACAATGGAAACAGTATTTATTCTGGTGAGCAAGGGTTTGCTATTGGTGGTGAAGAACAGTTAAGCAGATCAAATGCTGCTTCTTTTCAAAACGGATTGGGTTTTAACAATGGAAACGGTTTTTATTCTGGTGAGCAAGGGTTTGCTATTGGTGGTGAAGAGCGGTTAAGCAGATCAAATGGCTATCTTTCTGAGTTGGCTGCGGCAGCATATGTGTGCCAT GGTGGCGTTCAAAGAGTTCATATTATAGATGGATCTGTAGATGGATCACTGCTATTAGAATTGTTTACGAGAGATGGAGCAGGAACAATGATAGCTAG GGATGTTTATGAAGGAACAAGGATGGCTACAGCGGAAGATCTTCCTGGCATAAGAAAAATTATTCGGCCACTGGAGGATTCTGGCGTTTTGGTGCGGAGAACAGATGCAGAG cttcttgaagCGTTAGAATCATTCTATGTTGTTGAAAGAGATGGTTCAATCATCGCTTGTGCTGCTCTATTTCCATTTCCCGAGGAAAAATCTGGTGAAGTTGCTGCAATTGCTGTATCTGAAGAATGTCGAGGAAGAGGTCAGGGGGACAAGTTACTTG ATTATGTCGAGAAGGTGGCATTATCCCTTGGTCTCGAGAAATTATTCTTGCTTACTACACGAACTGCAGACTG GTTTGTGCGGCGTGGCTTTTCAGAGTGCTCAATTGAATCTATCCCCGAGCAGAGGAGAAAACGTATCAATTTATCCCGTGGATCCAAGTATTATATAAAGCAGCTGCAACCAAAGCCTGCTGGGGTTAACGCCAACAATTTTGTCATCAGATGA